One window of the Candidatus Microbacterium colombiense genome contains the following:
- a CDS encoding DUF3107 domain-containing protein, with protein sequence MEIRIGIINTGRELSFDTGSSADDIRSQVAAALEQSTPHLSFSDVKGNSYIVPTANLAYIELGTEESRRVGFVA encoded by the coding sequence GTGGAAATCCGCATCGGCATCATCAACACCGGCCGTGAACTGAGCTTCGACACCGGCTCGAGCGCCGACGACATCCGCAGCCAGGTGGCCGCCGCCCTCGAGCAGAGCACGCCGCACCTCAGCTTCTCCGACGTCAAGGGCAACTCGTACATCGTCCCGACCGCGAACCTCGCCTACATCGAGCTGGGCACCGAGGAATCGCGCCGCGTCGGCTTCGTCGCCTGA
- a CDS encoding ATP-dependent DNA helicase, which yields MTEDAVQGDVVGAAAEASGVIIGAPGTGKTHTLVDRVVHLLDVEGMRPEEVLVLTPSRQAATALRDRIGVRITQATPGPLARSLGSFAFQVVRGAMVRAGDEPPALLTGADQDRIIADLLAGDAEDGRIAWPDALSASVRASKGFRSELRAFLAECTELGARPDELRATGDDVWKATAGFLVEYRSVLDALRSAHRDAADLLAEAAVILETSEAATLGALAPLRVVLIDDAQELTRGAIAVVRALRARGIAVLAFGDPDISSGAFRGASPELFAQLAGALGAVHVLDEPHRQNSALTALTRTITQAIGVSGRVDHRRPPGPAHDDDAADAAVSTFIAPSPHEELDRIAGVMREWHLTAGIRWDRMAVIAHDTRQVTQLETELAAREIPTRAAGVQRPLGSETIVRDIVGIVRLALTPVAERTPMELEEALRTPFGGMDAIGLRRLRARLRHIELELGGSTPARELLRQAMANPAHLTLIDAPEARTATRFAETISAAAAAADAGETVHDLLWRVWDQARAVDGRRLHIAWREISLQATGAETARSLDALVSLFDAAKRSVERNPNQRPEVFVRDILDSEVPEDSLSTPERPGRVSLFTPATALGTEFDAVVVAGVQDGVWPNVRLRGGLLQTWRLADALAAERTGVHSEPASPLDRRRGALHDELRLFVRAVSRARDRLLITAVDDDDLTPSAFFGFLPVPDAPEKHASAEHPLTLRGLVARNRRLLTTSSAESTRREAAGQLAVLAREGVPGADPAEWYGVRPVSTLSPLRDLEVEGARVSPSKMESYEECGLNWVVAALGGDTVMPPTAGIGTIVHEAMEKVPDGDLESMRAIVAEHWPELDFETEWIGRKERRRADLFVDRLHSYLGEVRAEGGRVLGSEARFDFAVHLDGTALVDDGAVLDGTDATPEVGPVDPEATGRRAIVSGYIDRIEAYPESGGEHAHARGRGWVEMSAGSGGERAVVVDLKTGKTDPESDSGVREHAQLAAYQVAVQQGLIEGAVPEALTGARLVIVSKTLAKSDYRVAHQHPLDDEARSAFLRRVADAARGMSASSFTAQVESHCADTQRRVHPCRIHTVPAVSA from the coding sequence ATGACAGAGGACGCCGTGCAGGGAGACGTGGTCGGGGCGGCGGCCGAGGCCTCCGGCGTCATCATCGGCGCCCCGGGCACGGGGAAGACGCACACGCTCGTCGACCGCGTCGTGCATCTGCTCGACGTCGAGGGGATGCGGCCGGAAGAGGTGCTCGTGCTCACGCCGAGCCGCCAGGCCGCCACCGCACTGCGCGACCGCATCGGCGTGCGCATCACCCAGGCGACCCCCGGTCCGCTCGCTCGCTCCCTCGGCTCGTTCGCGTTCCAGGTCGTGCGCGGCGCCATGGTGCGTGCCGGCGACGAGCCGCCGGCCCTGCTCACGGGAGCGGATCAGGACCGCATCATCGCCGACCTCCTCGCGGGCGACGCCGAAGATGGGCGCATCGCCTGGCCGGACGCGCTCAGCGCGTCGGTCCGCGCATCCAAGGGCTTCCGATCCGAGCTTCGGGCGTTCCTCGCCGAGTGCACCGAGCTCGGTGCACGACCTGACGAGCTCCGCGCGACCGGAGACGACGTGTGGAAGGCCACTGCCGGGTTCCTCGTCGAGTATCGTTCCGTGCTCGACGCGCTGCGGTCCGCTCATCGCGATGCCGCCGACCTCCTCGCGGAGGCGGCCGTCATCCTCGAGACGTCGGAGGCAGCAACGCTCGGGGCGCTCGCGCCGCTGCGCGTGGTGCTGATCGACGACGCGCAGGAACTGACGCGCGGAGCGATCGCCGTGGTGCGCGCGCTGCGCGCCCGGGGGATCGCCGTGCTCGCCTTCGGTGACCCCGACATCTCGTCCGGTGCGTTCCGCGGCGCCAGCCCCGAGCTCTTCGCCCAGCTCGCCGGGGCGCTGGGGGCGGTGCACGTGCTCGACGAGCCGCATCGCCAGAATTCGGCGCTCACCGCGCTCACCCGCACGATCACGCAGGCGATCGGTGTCTCCGGACGTGTGGATCACCGGCGCCCTCCCGGCCCTGCCCACGACGACGACGCGGCTGACGCGGCGGTGTCGACGTTCATCGCCCCGTCCCCGCACGAGGAGCTGGACCGTATCGCCGGCGTGATGCGCGAGTGGCACCTCACCGCGGGGATCCGGTGGGACCGGATGGCGGTGATCGCCCACGACACCCGGCAGGTCACCCAGTTGGAGACCGAACTCGCGGCGCGGGAGATACCGACCCGCGCCGCGGGAGTGCAGCGGCCGTTGGGCAGCGAGACGATCGTCCGTGACATCGTCGGCATCGTCCGCCTGGCCCTCACCCCGGTGGCCGAACGGACGCCGATGGAGCTGGAGGAAGCGCTGCGCACGCCGTTCGGAGGTATGGACGCGATCGGACTGCGCCGACTCCGGGCCCGATTGCGGCACATCGAGCTCGAACTCGGCGGATCGACACCGGCCAGGGAGCTGCTGCGTCAGGCCATGGCGAACCCCGCCCATCTCACGCTCATCGATGCACCGGAGGCGCGCACCGCCACGCGTTTCGCCGAGACGATCTCGGCGGCCGCGGCGGCGGCCGATGCGGGGGAGACCGTGCACGATCTGCTCTGGCGCGTGTGGGATCAGGCGCGTGCGGTCGACGGTCGACGGCTTCACATCGCCTGGCGGGAGATCTCCCTGCAGGCGACGGGAGCCGAGACCGCGCGATCCCTGGACGCCCTGGTGTCGCTGTTCGATGCGGCCAAACGATCCGTCGAACGCAATCCGAACCAGCGTCCCGAGGTGTTCGTGCGCGACATCCTCGACAGCGAAGTGCCCGAGGACTCGCTGTCGACACCGGAGCGGCCCGGCAGAGTCTCGCTCTTCACCCCGGCCACCGCACTGGGCACCGAGTTCGACGCGGTCGTCGTCGCCGGTGTGCAGGACGGTGTCTGGCCCAACGTCCGACTTCGCGGTGGACTGCTGCAGACCTGGCGCCTCGCAGATGCGCTCGCCGCGGAGCGCACGGGGGTGCACAGCGAACCAGCGAGCCCGCTCGACCGTCGCCGCGGCGCGCTGCATGACGAGCTCCGGCTGTTCGTGCGTGCTGTCTCGCGTGCGCGGGACCGCCTACTCATCACAGCCGTCGACGACGACGACCTCACACCGAGCGCGTTCTTCGGTTTCCTTCCGGTGCCTGATGCCCCTGAGAAGCACGCCTCGGCCGAGCACCCGCTCACGTTGCGGGGGTTAGTGGCGCGCAACAGGCGGCTGCTCACGACCTCGTCCGCTGAGAGCACGCGTCGTGAAGCGGCCGGTCAGCTCGCGGTGCTGGCTCGCGAGGGCGTGCCCGGCGCCGATCCGGCGGAGTGGTACGGCGTGCGACCGGTGTCGACGCTGTCGCCCCTACGTGATCTCGAGGTCGAGGGGGCCCGTGTCTCGCCGTCGAAGATGGAGTCCTACGAGGAGTGCGGGCTCAACTGGGTCGTCGCCGCGCTCGGAGGCGACACCGTGATGCCCCCGACCGCGGGGATCGGCACGATCGTGCACGAGGCGATGGAGAAGGTGCCGGACGGCGATCTGGAGAGTATGCGCGCGATCGTCGCGGAGCACTGGCCGGAGCTCGATTTCGAGACGGAATGGATCGGGCGCAAGGAGAGGCGGCGCGCCGATCTGTTCGTCGATCGCCTGCACTCGTACCTGGGTGAGGTTCGCGCCGAGGGCGGACGTGTGCTCGGCAGCGAGGCTCGCTTCGACTTCGCCGTACACCTCGACGGCACGGCGCTCGTCGACGACGGGGCGGTCCTCGACGGGACCGACGCGACACCCGAGGTCGGCCCGGTGGACCCGGAGGCGACCGGTCGACGGGCGATCGTGAGCGGGTACATCGACAGGATCGAGGCCTATCCCGAGAGCGGGGGAGAGCACGCCCACGCCCGCGGACGCGGGTGGGTGGAGATGTCGGCCGGCTCCGGCGGGGAACGCGCCGTGGTCGTCGACCTCAAGACGGGGAAGACCGACCCCGAGTCCGATTCGGGAGTGCGAGAGCATGCCCAGCTCGCCGCCTATCAGGTCGCCGTGCAGCAGGGACTGATCGAGGGGGCGGTTCCGGAGGCGCTCACCGGCGCCCGGCTCGTGATCGTCTCGAAGACGCTGGCCAAGAGCGACTACCGGGTCGCTCACCAGCATCCGCTCGACGATGAGGCGCGCTCGGCGTTCCTGCGCCGAGTGGCGGATGCGGCCCGAGGCATGTCGGCATCGAGTTTCACCGCGCAGGTGGAGTCGCACTGCGCCGATACGCAGCGGCGCGTGCACCCCTGCCGCATCCACA
- a CDS encoding endonuclease/exonuclease/phosphatase family protein → MFRLLGILFTVLLAIATAIVVWPQFFRLEQTYPFTQLVSARGLVLGALLALAVLALLMMFIRPIRGFAASVLIVALLGAGATGAIGATRGFGTTALPAKTESSVRVLTWNTAGEAVSAETIAQQILDQGADIVALPETTEAVGERIAIMLREQGHPMWVHHVQFRPDVPNGPQSWQTTVLVSPELGEYSVIESSEDGTSNTGSVPSVVLMPIDGSGPTIVAVHAVAPRMEEMTQWQSDLQWIADQCPSGDVILAGDFNATVDHMASLGVDGGDMGYCRDVASRTGNGLSGTWPSSLPPLAGAPIDHVMASQNWTPSGSVVLEDAGGSDHRALVVQLEPAG, encoded by the coding sequence ATGTTTCGACTTCTGGGGATCCTGTTCACCGTGCTGCTCGCGATCGCGACGGCGATCGTGGTGTGGCCGCAGTTCTTCCGCCTGGAGCAGACGTATCCCTTCACGCAGTTGGTGTCCGCGCGCGGCCTCGTCCTGGGCGCACTGCTCGCCCTCGCGGTGCTCGCCCTGCTGATGATGTTCATCCGTCCGATCCGCGGGTTCGCCGCCTCCGTGCTCATCGTCGCGCTGCTCGGTGCCGGCGCGACGGGTGCGATCGGCGCGACGCGTGGCTTCGGAACCACCGCCCTCCCGGCGAAGACCGAGAGCAGCGTGCGCGTGCTCACGTGGAACACCGCCGGCGAAGCGGTCTCCGCCGAGACCATCGCTCAGCAGATCCTCGACCAGGGCGCCGACATCGTCGCGCTCCCCGAGACGACGGAGGCCGTCGGCGAGCGCATCGCGATCATGCTGCGCGAGCAGGGGCATCCGATGTGGGTGCATCACGTGCAGTTCCGCCCTGATGTCCCCAACGGCCCCCAGTCGTGGCAGACGACGGTGCTCGTCTCCCCCGAGCTCGGCGAGTACTCCGTGATCGAATCCTCGGAGGACGGCACGAGCAACACCGGGTCCGTGCCCAGCGTCGTGCTGATGCCGATCGACGGCAGCGGCCCCACGATCGTGGCTGTCCACGCCGTCGCTCCGCGCATGGAGGAGATGACCCAGTGGCAGTCGGACCTCCAGTGGATCGCCGACCAATGCCCGTCCGGCGATGTGATCCTCGCGGGCGACTTCAACGCGACGGTCGACCACATGGCGTCGCTCGGTGTCGACGGCGGCGACATGGGCTACTGCCGCGATGTCGCCTCGCGAACCGGTAACGGGCTATCGGGCACCTGGCCGAGCTCGCTCCCCCCGCTGGCGGGCGCACCGATCGATCACGTGATGGCGTCGCAGAACTGGACCCCCTCCGGCTCGGTCGTCCTCGAGGATGCCGGCGGCAGCGACCACCGTGCGCTCGTCGTGCAGCTCGAGCCGGCCGGCTGA
- a CDS encoding ferritin-like fold-containing protein, translated as MVKWFWQRDDAPRRTLALRSRGDQGDATRVDFAELAPELPRFLGQAAYLQLGYFETLTRLIRATPELSEKESLSRAAGAALTKHRAIVDLIAERGDDPTQLMLPFREHLDAFRRKTIGARPRETLLAVYITAGMLDDFYLALASSYGDPGRRVAGILREDDARHEIVAIIQETIESDEEWRSLLSMWARRLVGDTILVCRSALRPETLAVADERIEPVYTELMGAHARRMDAMGLAS; from the coding sequence GTGGTTAAGTGGTTCTGGCAGCGTGACGATGCACCGCGCCGCACTCTGGCCCTGCGCAGCAGGGGAGATCAGGGCGACGCCACCCGTGTCGATTTCGCCGAGCTCGCCCCGGAGCTTCCGCGTTTCCTGGGGCAGGCGGCGTACCTGCAGCTCGGGTACTTCGAGACCCTGACGCGTCTCATCCGTGCCACACCGGAGCTGTCCGAGAAGGAGTCGCTGTCACGGGCTGCGGGCGCCGCACTCACCAAGCACCGCGCGATCGTCGATCTGATCGCCGAGCGGGGAGACGATCCGACGCAGCTCATGCTGCCCTTCCGTGAGCATCTCGACGCCTTCCGTCGGAAGACGATCGGTGCCCGCCCCCGTGAGACGCTCCTCGCCGTCTACATCACCGCCGGGATGCTCGACGACTTCTATCTCGCGCTCGCATCGAGCTACGGCGATCCCGGTCGACGTGTGGCCGGCATCCTGCGCGAGGACGACGCCCGTCATGAGATCGTCGCGATCATCCAGGAGACCATCGAGAGCGACGAGGAATGGCGCTCCCTGCTGTCGATGTGGGCTCGCCGTCTTGTCGGCGACACGATCCTGGTGTGCCGTTCCGCGTTGCGTCCGGAGACGCTCGCCGTCGCCGATGAGCGCATCGAACCGGTCTACACCGAGCTCATGGGGGCGCACGCGCGTCGGATGGACGCGATGGGACTGGCCTCCTAG
- a CDS encoding DUF817 domain-containing protein yields the protein MHRATRLERRVEAIAHRLLRGAPATGFRAALIEMLVFVLKQAWACVFGALLLAAIVAARLWYPDDAPLARNDALTIAAVGIQIAMLVFRLESGRELWVIVLFHVTGTVMELFKTDVGSWAYAADGVLRIGGVPLFSGFMYAAVGSYMVRVHRLFDLGFIRYPRRWMTVVVAAAIYANFFTHHFWVDLRWLLLLAVVLLWIPTVMHARVWRRTVRLPLLAVFVGVAGFIYVAENIGTWAGAWMYPDQADGWQPVSASKLVSWFLLMIISVVLVTWVYPPSRPRVLLETEEGETTKGADAAAAAPAPSVSDQAPTGAAPPPEPPRRRRRRRAGAGLPS from the coding sequence ATGCACCGTGCCACCCGCCTGGAACGTCGTGTCGAGGCGATCGCCCATCGACTGCTGCGAGGTGCTCCGGCCACGGGGTTCCGAGCCGCGCTCATCGAGATGCTCGTCTTCGTGCTCAAGCAGGCCTGGGCGTGCGTGTTCGGTGCGCTGCTGCTGGCCGCGATCGTCGCCGCACGTCTGTGGTACCCGGACGACGCCCCGCTGGCCCGGAACGACGCGCTGACGATCGCCGCGGTGGGCATCCAGATCGCGATGCTCGTGTTCCGGCTGGAGAGCGGGCGCGAACTCTGGGTGATCGTGCTCTTCCACGTCACGGGGACCGTGATGGAGCTCTTCAAGACCGACGTCGGCTCATGGGCCTACGCCGCCGACGGCGTTCTCCGGATCGGCGGGGTGCCCCTGTTCAGCGGCTTCATGTATGCCGCGGTCGGGTCGTACATGGTGCGCGTCCATCGACTGTTCGACCTGGGTTTCATCCGGTACCCGCGACGATGGATGACGGTGGTGGTGGCTGCGGCGATCTACGCGAACTTCTTCACACACCACTTCTGGGTGGATCTCCGATGGCTGCTGCTGCTCGCCGTCGTGCTGTTGTGGATCCCGACGGTGATGCACGCCAGGGTGTGGCGCCGCACGGTGCGATTGCCGCTTCTCGCCGTGTTCGTGGGCGTCGCCGGATTCATCTACGTCGCGGAGAACATCGGCACCTGGGCGGGAGCGTGGATGTACCCCGATCAGGCGGATGGATGGCAGCCCGTCTCGGCCAGCAAGCTGGTGTCGTGGTTCCTGCTCATGATCATCTCGGTCGTGCTGGTGACATGGGTGTATCCGCCGTCACGACCGCGCGTACTCCTTGAGACGGAGGAGGGGGAGACGACGAAGGGGGCGGATGCCGCTGCTGCAGCACCCGCCCCCTCGGTGTCGGATCAGGCGCCGACCGGCGCCGCGCCTCCACCAGAACCGCCACGACGGCGACGGCGGCGGCGGGCCGGAGCCGGCTTGCCGTCGTGA
- a CDS encoding dienelactone hydrolase family protein — protein sequence MSTGERFTFEVDLPSGPTPVTAEWTAGTRGATVLIAHGAGTGMDHPFLTGYAGALAELGLSTMRFNFPYVEQGRRMPGPAAHAIATWDAAVAAARGRDATASIWATGKSYGGRMASMAVAQGLRVDGLAYLGYPLHAPGKPEKPRAEHLPEITVPQLFVEGTNDPFIQPLEQFHGVIATCAEARVVWIEGGGHTFEVKGRKRPAAEIGADLAPHVSDFIGL from the coding sequence ATGTCGACCGGCGAACGGTTCACGTTCGAGGTCGACCTCCCCTCCGGTCCCACGCCGGTGACAGCAGAATGGACAGCGGGCACCCGGGGCGCGACGGTACTGATCGCCCACGGTGCGGGCACCGGCATGGATCACCCGTTCCTGACCGGATACGCCGGCGCGTTGGCGGAGCTCGGGCTTTCCACGATGCGATTCAACTTCCCGTACGTGGAACAGGGCAGGCGCATGCCGGGCCCGGCCGCGCACGCGATCGCCACCTGGGACGCGGCCGTCGCAGCTGCGCGTGGCAGAGACGCCACGGCTTCGATCTGGGCGACCGGCAAGTCGTACGGCGGCAGGATGGCCTCGATGGCCGTCGCGCAGGGGCTCCGCGTCGATGGGCTTGCGTATCTCGGGTATCCGCTGCACGCACCCGGCAAGCCGGAGAAACCCCGCGCGGAGCATCTCCCCGAGATCACCGTGCCGCAGCTCTTCGTGGAGGGGACGAATGACCCCTTCATCCAGCCTCTCGAGCAGTTCCACGGCGTCATCGCGACCTGCGCGGAGGCACGTGTCGTGTGGATCGAGGGCGGCGGACACACCTTCGAGGTCAAGGGCAGGAAGCGGCCGGCGGCGGAGATCGGTGCCGACCTCGCGCCGCACGTCTCAGACTTCATCGGTCTCTGA
- a CDS encoding PHP domain-containing protein, with amino-acid sequence MADEHVRRFAGPADLHLHSHHSDGTESPGDVMRQAHAHGVRTAALTDHDRTSGWDEAGHAATALGMTFIPGMELSAKHEWRSVHVLGYLFDPDDAALRAETARIRDDRIGRAERIVRHIGRDYDLHWDDVLAQTVADATVGRPHIADALVARGIVRDRGEAFDGILHPRAGYYEPHYAPDPLTAVRLITEAGGVAVIAHPATSGRDRMMPVSFIERLIDAGLGGVEIDHRENTAEGKKLLREIAVAHDLIVTGSSDYHGTGKPNLPGENTTSEDMVQRLIERATGTQPRYP; translated from the coding sequence ATGGCCGATGAGCACGTCCGCCGGTTCGCCGGCCCCGCAGATCTGCACCTGCACTCCCACCATTCGGATGGCACGGAGTCGCCGGGCGATGTGATGCGTCAGGCGCATGCGCACGGCGTGCGCACGGCCGCGCTGACCGATCACGATCGCACGTCGGGGTGGGACGAGGCCGGCCACGCGGCGACGGCGCTGGGCATGACGTTCATCCCGGGGATGGAGCTGTCCGCGAAGCACGAGTGGCGCAGCGTCCACGTGCTCGGATATCTCTTCGATCCGGACGACGCGGCTCTTCGTGCGGAGACGGCACGGATCCGCGACGACAGGATCGGTCGCGCCGAGCGCATCGTGCGCCACATCGGTCGCGACTACGACCTGCACTGGGACGACGTGCTGGCGCAGACTGTCGCCGATGCGACGGTCGGTCGGCCGCATATCGCCGATGCACTGGTCGCCCGGGGCATCGTGCGCGATAGGGGTGAGGCCTTCGACGGCATCCTGCATCCTCGTGCCGGGTACTACGAACCCCATTACGCGCCCGACCCGCTCACCGCCGTGCGTCTGATCACCGAAGCCGGGGGAGTGGCCGTCATCGCGCACCCCGCCACGTCCGGCCGCGATCGGATGATGCCGGTGTCGTTCATCGAGCGGTTGATCGATGCGGGTCTCGGGGGCGTCGAGATCGATCACCGGGAGAACACCGCCGAGGGAAAGAAGCTGCTGCGGGAGATCGCCGTCGCCCACGACCTGATCGTCACCGGGTCGAGCGACTATCACGGCACGGGCAAGCCGAATCTCCCCGGCGAGAACACCACGTCAGAGGACATGGTCCAGCGGCTCATCGAGCGAGCCACCGGCACCCAGCCTCGCTACCCCTGA